GACGATGGCACCATAAAAATAATCGTTTTTGTTGCCCCCGTAAGTCCGCCGCCAAAGTTTATTGCCGTTTTTATCCAATTTTACTATCTCGCCTCGTACAAGATTAGGCGCTTGAGTGGAACTACCGCACCCCGCTAAAACTATAGAACTATCTGTTAATTCAAAAATTTCAACCGCCGCTCCTCTAAAAAAGCTTTCCTGATAATGCCACTGAACCGTAAAATCTGAGGCCAACTTAAAAGTTGAACCGTAAAACTCAGACACATAGAGCGAATTTCTACCCGTAAAAATCAAACCTCCGTCTTGTGTAGATATAATAGAACTTGCATAGTCTTCCGAATCCCAGAAATCTGAGCCGATATCGTATATTTGGTGCCATTGCCAGTTACCGAGAGAGTCTATCTTGACTAGGGCAATATCGCCTTCTAATCCGCCCATGTTTATCGAGGCCAACAAATAGGCACCTCCATCGGACGTGGCGGCCATGTCTTGTATCCAGTCAAGTTTATCTGGCACAAACAGGTTGCTGTATATCGTATCTAAAAGGACCTCTTTGGAAATCGGGTCTATAATTAAGAACTGTAACATTCGACCATACCCACATATCCTTTGATACCCCCCGACAAGCAACCGATTATTGGTACTCAATTCACAGGCAATTGCTACTTTGCTACCGCCACATTCACCTGTCATTGTCGTATTTTCAAATTCATTTTCCTGGGAGTTTAGATAAGTAATATTCATAAACCATGGGGTTGCTAACCAAGACGGGGTTGTGATTTCGAATAAGGCTCCTACTCCTATAACTTCGTCTTCGAATAACAAGGCATCGTAAAGCCTCCCTTGTAAACTGTCCGGCGCAACATTTGTGACGGATATTATATTTCCGTAACTGTCCAATTCGACAAAATGTGGTTTCCAAAGTTCAGTAAAATTATTTTTATCGGTGGAGATTAAAAAATAACCCCCGTTCTCGTTTTGCATAATCTTGTGTGCATTATTGTTGTCCGCCCAACTTAAGGCTTTGTCGAAATATTTGGAAGATTGGGCATACGGCAATACAGGCAATGCCATAATAAGCACAGCTATTATAAATGTTTTCATAAATGAAGGATTTGAACAAGCCAAGGATACGCATATTTCGAATAAAACACACGTATTCTTGGCTTGTCGGGTAATGGAAAAATTACTTGAAGATGTACTGTCGGGACATGCGGACGGTTTCTCCGTTGACTTTAAAATTGCAGAAATACAGTCCCGTTTGCAAATGGCTGATGTCTATCTCTTGAACGCCTTCACCTTTAAAGTGGTACGTTCCTACAACATTGCCCATTAAAGAAAAAATTTGTAAACTACCGGTTTCATCACTTCTCAAACGGTGTCTGAAACTTGCGCCGTTTTGGGCAGGGTTGGGATAGAGGGCAGATACTTTTTCAGTCGCATTTTTAAACGTGGTTTGCCATTCCCCGCCGCCGCCCGGAAGTTCCGGCAGGATTACCGGAAATTCTATTCCCTTTGCGGCATATAAAACCGATTGGGCTTTATAGCCGGTTTTGGTATCGCTTTGGGCTATTTCCATGAGTTGTTCTTCCTCTTCTGCCGTTATATCAAAAATTGTTCGGTTGTCGCTTCGCAAGTCTAATAATAGTTGGTTGAACTCTTTAAAACGAGTGTTTTCTGCATCGCCGGCACTGATTTGGTTGAGCAGATTTTGGGCTTTAACCAAACTGTCGTTCTCTATATAATAAGGAACAAGGCGGTGTTTGGCGACGAGCCGCGTATCGTGTTGCCTTGCCAAATCCATGGCTTCGTTAAAACTGCTGTCGGCAAGCAGGAGCAAAAAACTCATAGATAGTTGTTCATCGGTCGGTTCACCGCCGCCTCCGGTCAGAAACTCCCATCCTACATATTGGCTTACATCGGAATAGGGAGTATAACCTAAATCGTGACAGTACACATCTAAGTCGGTAGGCGGACAATCTGTCGGCAAATAGTCACCTATTGAAGAGTTATCGACATCAGTGCGCGAAGTTGCATTAACATCATGGTAATCTAAATCCTCCGCTTCAAAGCCGCCGGTGATGGGACCGGCCAATTTAATATCCGACACAGCGCCGGAAGCAGGAATAAAGTTATTGGCTGCGGGGGATTGAGCAGGGGGTGTGCAATTTCCTTGTGGCGGAAGAATACCATTGGATGTACCATAAGGGCGGATGTCCAAGCCGTACACCTGATAATCGAGCAGATGGTTGCAAAATAATTTTACAGCATTGTTGTTGCCTTCCGACACTATCGAAACTACAGAGTTGTTCACTAAATTTCCGGCTATAAGGCTGCCATTTGTTTCACTCTGATTAGCAATGATGCCGAGATGAGAACGATGTAAAAAGTTGTTGAGCGCTAATACGTTAGACCCTCTGAAATAAAATCCGGCTGTCGTTTGTCCGCCATAAAAGTCCATGCTGTTGCCGTTTTCGTTGGAAATATTTCCAATTACTTCGCAAATTTCGCCACCGTCAGTCTGCACATTGAGCCGGCAATCGGTAAATTCGTTGTCCAATATATCGCATCCCGTATTATTTGGGCTGTTATAAATACGGGAAGAAACGCCGATTATGTTTTCAATAAAAACATTGTCGTTTACTTTTACATAGTCAGCTTCGTTTGCCCTTACGCCGTATTTGTGTTGCGATACAGAGGAGTTTTCTACCACCAACCGGCCAATCCAAAGGCCGCTTACTCCTACTTCAGGACCAATAGATAAGGTATCGAAGGGGTACCATAAAGCTCCGTCATGGGCATATTGATTGTTGGAAAAATAGTAGTGCGCGTCTTTGTTCCAACTGACATTGGTATCCTGAAAACAGTTATTCATTGTTGAGTTGTGGATGTTTATTCTTCCGCCTCCTGTACTTTTGGCAATGCCGGAGAACAAAGACGGTAAGGCTATTGAGGATATATTTATATAGGGATTATCGGGAGGGTCAGTGTTTGCTATTTCGTTGTTGTTGAGCAAAGACAGGTTCATATTGGCAGCGCCGATTATTGCATTGCTGATTTTAGATCCTGTGGCATTAAGCGTACCTGCGTTTGAACCTGTCGGAACAACATCTATACCGGGGCCTTCGACCTGAATGCCTGTCCACATCGTATCGCAAACGCCGTCAATAATGGTTTTATCGAGGGTTAGGATTGCTCGAGGCTTCACAAGTATGCGTTTGTCGGGGGCAAAAAACAGGTTCATGTCTTTGATGGTCAGTTGAATGTTGGTAGGGATAACCAAATCCACGTTGAACGACAGGTCGGGCGAACTGCCGGTAATTGCAGTAAACGGGTGTGAACCCGGTTGCCAGACCTGCGTTGAAGATGGAGAGTAGCTCAACCGGGAAGTGTCGTACTCATTTAGTGCATAGACATTTGGTGATGAGGGGGTTACGGTGAAGAACTCGAGCATGTCCAAACAATAAACGGGTGGTAGTTCGCAATCATAGACGGTTAAAACTATCTCTAACCCTTCGCTTTCGTTGTCAGTACATATCAACTCGTTGGAATCGGCATCAATATTGGTGAGTTGAGAGGTAATAACCACTTCCTCCCCGTTGGTAAACGAGTTCCCAATCTGCAAACTAAGGATAACGGTATCGCAGGGGATGGAATCGGTCAGCATTACAAAAGCCGTTCCGGTATAATCAAAATCACTATAGCCGGGAACCACGGTCAATCCGGGTATGCCGCCTACATTGGTTTGCATGATGACATTAACAGTATCGCCCGCTTCAAGGCTGTCGAGGCAAAGGATATAGGGTATATTCACTAAAGTGCCCATACAAAGGCTGTCCATGTCGTAAGCTTCTAAAGTTACCTTTTTCATGCAGTCTAAGGTGGCGGAGAGGTTGTCAAGATAAATATTGTATGTGCCTTCTGAGCCAATACCTCCGGCAGAATCAAATACACTGAATAACAAAATGCTCATGTCTTCGTCTGTGTTGTTTGTCCATGTAAAAGTATAATATGGTGACATTGAGAAATCTAAAGAAGGCATTATTGAATCTGGTGAAGCCATATAAATTGCTTCTAATTCCAAGCCGCAATCGGAAGGCGAAGTCATGTTTGCAGCAAGAATGTTCCCTTCACAAATTGAAAAAGTATCTGGCGAACACCCGAAAAAAGGGAAAGAAGGGCAGGGATATTCATTTAGAGCCGTAATCAGCAAGGTAGGATTGTATGAAACAGGAGAATTAACCCCTTTGTGAAATGCTAC
This is a stretch of genomic DNA from Sphingobacteriales bacterium. It encodes these proteins:
- a CDS encoding PKD domain-containing protein; amino-acid sequence: MKTFIIAVLIMALPVLPYAQSSKYFDKALSWADNNNAHKIMQNENGGYFLISTDKNNFTELWKPHFVELDSYGNIISVTNVAPDSLQGRLYDALLFEDEVIGVGALFEITTPSWLATPWFMNITYLNSQENEFENTTMTGECGGSKVAIACELSTNNRLLVGGYQRICGYGRMLQFLIIDPISKEVLLDTIYSNLFVPDKLDWIQDMAATSDGGAYLLASINMGGLEGDIALVKIDSLGNWQWHQIYDIGSDFWDSEDYASSIISTQDGGLIFTGRNSLYVSEFYGSTFKLASDFTVQWHYQESFFRGAAVEIFELTDSSIVLAGCGSSTQAPNLVRGEIVKLDKNGNKLWRRTYGGNKNDYFYGAIVQNHDQSGKSGYVLCGRTESNLPPGRADAWLVRLNCMGLLTEPEALFSHTVLAGAPPNVITFINQSQYVYPDSIDGGYYRWNWGDGTPPFICGQGYEPCGGSLPNHTYQTPGIYTVTLTAIVCNDTSTYTQYVCAGNYSPGAQASFIHEDFGGTVFFANTSQNAHFDQTGISVWNFGDGSFPSYETHPHHTYAENGSYTVTLTVVVCADTSVYAHEVVVQTVSLPPDPLKGENSILVYPNPAQNTLTFALTEGSKSPSGDLGVTEGGKVEIKLLSLTGQTVLQTTFAAGETHKTVSVAHLPAGLYVYVVENGGVVVARGKVAVVR
- a CDS encoding T9SS type A sorting domain-containing protein — translated: MRNEKKSFPVSSFKYMVVFVSLSLYIWGGGNVLMTQPLTELDFCGVIVKQPLGGGQTAKYFDRFGNEYTDDDFPYPGDGSGAYKEICQSGHFELTFTGAWTSDEEATICRVFKDLSDTIANPALATVKILVEKASLDGGVLGTGSPVWEAGCGMADSRILQRLNNVFAISPPDGYLGMMEIHQTALWHTIADDDSLQIDLGIDSLHYDLYSVALHEALHILGFASLITTQGYSQNGFYSRWDKFLFSVVDSSYLIYSSPISGCCSEYAFNSTDFNNMPEDFEEGCSLELAFRNDADIILAPVNVADYIDFSNDDSTFLFLNKLSHLDTACIAALFLNPANYVMHPYISTGEMRRSITDAELEILCTLGYHVTDTLSGQNCAQDCMAITNPDTYQIFLQGTSANNPLVIPVNGGNGILANDVLPEGTTLTLSIDTGCLFAGDLSITYTSDTITVIASSTGIFHICYTVESCDDICVTEIVTIFVNNHPIDTQCFDPSCNLVCFGDFEEFVPGENSFFIQFDESLGVEYYEFENPFLEVENNTPDIWQYDGNNGLTLIRCADGICHWETASIPLSNPIPPDCEVTIGFNAVAFHKGVNSPVSYNPTLLITALNEYPCPSFPFFGCSPDTFSICEGNILAANMTSPSDCGLELEAIYMASPDSIMPSLDFSMSPYYTFTWTNNTDEDMSILLFSVFDSAGGIGSEGTYNIYLDNLSATLDCMKKVTLEAYDMDSLCMGTLVNIPYILCLDSLEAGDTVNVIMQTNVGGIPGLTVVPGYSDFDYTGTAFVMLTDSIPCDTVILSLQIGNSFTNGEEVVITSQLTNIDADSNELICTDNESEGLEIVLTVYDCELPPVYCLDMLEFFTVTPSSPNVYALNEYDTSRLSYSPSSTQVWQPGSHPFTAITGSSPDLSFNVDLVIPTNIQLTIKDMNLFFAPDKRILVKPRAILTLDKTIIDGVCDTMWTGIQVEGPGIDVVPTGSNAGTLNATGSKISNAIIGAANMNLSLLNNNEIANTDPPDNPYINISSIALPSLFSGIAKSTGGGRINIHNSTMNNCFQDTNVSWNKDAHYYFSNNQYAHDGALWYPFDTLSIGPEVGVSGLWIGRLVVENSSVSQHKYGVRANEADYVKVNDNVFIENIIGVSSRIYNSPNNTGCDILDNEFTDCRLNVQTDGGEICEVIGNISNENGNSMDFYGGQTTAGFYFRGSNVLALNNFLHRSHLGIIANQSETNGSLIAGNLVNNSVVSIVSEGNNNAVKLFCNHLLDYQVYGLDIRPYGTSNGILPPQGNCTPPAQSPAANNFIPASGAVSDIKLAGPITGGFEAEDLDYHDVNATSRTDVDNSSIGDYLPTDCPPTDLDVYCHDLGYTPYSDVSQYVGWEFLTGGGGEPTDEQLSMSFLLLLADSSFNEAMDLARQHDTRLVAKHRLVPYYIENDSLVKAQNLLNQISAGDAENTRFKEFNQLLLDLRSDNRTIFDITAEEEEQLMEIAQSDTKTGYKAQSVLYAAKGIEFPVILPELPGGGGEWQTTFKNATEKVSALYPNPAQNGASFRHRLRSDETGSLQIFSLMGNVVGTYHFKGEGVQEIDISHLQTGLYFCNFKVNGETVRMSRQYIFK